GGAGGGAAGTCCGGCATAAATCATTGGCAGCATCACATTTTCTAGAGCTGTCGCATGGGGAAGGAGATGGAACTGCTGAAACACAAAACCCAGTTCCTTGTTGCGCAGATCTGCCAACGAATCGTCATGAAGCCGCTCAACAGCACTGCCGTTGAGGCAATAGGTGCCACTGGTTGGTCTATCCAAGCAGCCAAGAACATTCATCGCTGTGCTTTTTCCTGATCCACTCGCACCCATCACAGCCAAATAGTCACCGCGAAGCACATCCAGATCCAGTCCATTGAGTGCTTTGACCTCCGTTTCTCCAGATCCATACACCTTGCTGACATCTCGGAGCTGAGCCACCGCTGGGCGGCCTTCATCAAAGAGATCAGCCAAGGGAGGCTCCTGAAGATGTAGCAATCGCCTGCTGCAGCAAAGGTGTTCCAGCCACCGTGCTGCTGGCCCACTCAAATAGCGGGTTGGAAAGGATTCCGCCAACAGCCGTGACCAGGACACAAAGCACGAGCGCCACTCTCAAAGGAGGAAGTCCCATCGTGCTCCAGTTGATCGGTGGATAGGCCTTCACAACCTCTGAAGCCTCTTGAGGCTCCTTCACCACCATCATTTTAATGACGCCGATGTAGTAGTAAATCGAAATAACCGAGGTCACAAGGCCCACAACCACCAAGACGTATTGGTGGTCCGCCCAGCCAGCAAAAAACAAATAAATCTTCCCGAAGAAACCGAGCATCGGTGGAATTCCGCCAAGAGAAAGAAGGCAGAGACTCAGACCAAGGGTGATCAGGGGATCTTTTTGATACAGGCCCGCATAGTCAGAAATGCGGTCGCTTCCCGTTCTGATCGAGAACAGAATGATGCAAGCGAACGCACCCAAGTTCATGAAGAGATAGGTGGCCATGTACAGCACCATTGCGGCAAAGCCGTCTTCAGTGCCGCATACAAGACCGATCATTACGAATCCGGCCTGTCCGATTGAGCTGTAGGCCAGCATTCTCTTCATCGAGGTCTGGGCTAACGCCACCACGTTGCCCAGCGTCATGCTGAGAATCGCCAAAACGGTGAAGAGAAGTTTCCATTGCGTATCGAAACTTCCAAAACAGCCGACAAGAAGTCTCAGGGCCAGGGCAAAACCTGCTGCCTTGGAACCCACCGACAAAAACGCCACAACAGGGGTAGGAGACCCCTCGTACACATCAGGCGTCCACTGATGGAAGGGCACAGCAGCAATCTTGAACGCCACCGTTGCAAGCACAAAAACAAGCGCTAGAGCGGCCAACGGTGTGGGGCTCGTGACCAAAGCATTACCAATCACTTCCAAACTGGTTGAGCCACTCAGGCCATAAAGAAGCGAAGCTCCATACAGGAATACGGCCGCCGCAGCCGATCCCACAAGCAAATATTTGAGCGCTGCCTCTGAA
The Synechococcus sp. CC9311 DNA segment above includes these coding regions:
- a CDS encoding ABC transporter ATP-binding protein; the protein is MADLFDEGRPAVAQLRDVSKVYGSGETEVKALNGLDLDVLRGDYLAVMGASGSGKSTAMNVLGCLDRPTSGTYCLNGSAVERLHDDSLADLRNKELGFVFQQFHLLPHATALENVMLPMIYAGLPSAEREQRAVAALQQVGLGKRMENCPNQLSGGQQQRVAIARAIINKPTLLLADEPTGALDSRTTNDVLNLFDELHSQGITIVLVTHEDDVAARAQTVIHFRDGKVERVAQNRVNPML
- a CDS encoding NAD(P)H-quinone oxidoreductase subunit N, producing the protein MPELGSLLLSTQAVAAPGELLNLALHAGTVGPEAAVLVAMIATLLVDLAGEKVSVRWVPPICYAGLGSALVLLALQWNAPLEPSFLGAFLSDHLAIAFRAVVALSTLLSLLISWRYAEQSGTPVGEYAAILLAATLGGMLLCGATDLVSVFVSLETLSVASYLLSGYMKRDARSSEAALKYLLVGSAAAAVFLYGASLLYGLSGSTSLEVIGNALVTSPTPLAALALVFVLATVAFKIAAVPFHQWTPDVYEGSPTPVVAFLSVGSKAAGFALALRLLVGCFGSFDTQWKLLFTVLAILSMTLGNVVALAQTSMKRMLAYSSIGQAGFVMIGLVCGTEDGFAAMVLYMATYLFMNLGAFACIILFSIRTGSDRISDYAGLYQKDPLITLGLSLCLLSLGGIPPMLGFFGKIYLFFAGWADHQYVLVVVGLVTSVISIYYYIGVIKMMVVKEPQEASEVVKAYPPINWSTMGLPPLRVALVLCVLVTAVGGILSNPLFEWASSTVAGTPLLQQAIATSSGASLG